Part of the Bacillota bacterium genome is shown below.
AGTTGCAACGAGCCGCTCAAGCGTCCCGCTTATTTTCTCACGCAAAAACGCAATGCCTGCTATAAGAAAAACAAAAAAGAATATGAAAAAGCCCATGAATATTGCCGCGAAGGTGTCGAACATAGTCAAGCTGTCCGATCCGTAAATATATTTGAAGGTCGGAGAAAGCTTTGTTTCCGGCAAACCCGGCAGTTTTGATTTGAGTTTATCAAGCGTATCTTTTGAAACGTCAGCAAGTGCGGCTGATACCGCTTTCTTGACTGAGGCCGTGACCGACGTGTCCGTTCCCTCGACTGTAATTTCAAGACCGTTCGTCCCGTCGATATAGGCGTCTGTTTTTCTGTTTTTTACATCCTCTTTTGCCGAATCGATATCATTAACGGTGTAAACCTGCGCTTCCGTTTTCAGCGCATCGACAACTTCTGATGAAACATTGTAAACTGCAACAGTAGGCGTATAAGACGGGTTGTTTATTATTAAACTAAGCAGGTAAAGAACGGCAATAGGCGCTATGAATAACAGTGCAAGCGTTCTTTTGTCTCCGGCTATCTGTTTGACGATACGTTTAGCAACGGTGAAACTGTTCATTCTTTACGTCCCTCCCCGCTGTAAAACAAAAATGCCTCTTCAAGGCTCTGAGCCCCTGCCCTGACCATGAGTTCAACGGGTGTGCCATCGGCTATTATGCCGCCGTCTCGTATAAGGGCAAGCCTGTCGCATCGGTAAGCCTCGTCCATAACATGGGTGGTTATGACTATTGTCGCGCCTTCTTCTTTAAGTCGGTGGAATTCCTCCCAGAATACCTTTTTTAAAACAGGATCTATGCCGACCGTCGGTTCGTCAAGAAAAAGAAGCTTAGGCTTATGCGCAAGCGCAACCGCAAGAGAAAGCCTCCGCCTCATCCCGCCGGAATAATATTTTACACGCTTTTTCGCGTCTCCCGACAAATTCACAAGTTCAAGCACCTCAGCCGCCCGGCTTTTTGCCTCTTTGCCGCGCAGTCCATAAAGCGCCTCGAAAAACAGGACGTTGTCAAGCCCG
Proteins encoded:
- a CDS encoding ABC transporter ATP-binding protein → MADESMVSAKNVTVKYDKNVILDNVSIDIKKGGMIGFLGPSGAGKTTLIKAMIGMKEAAGSVYIDGEAMPSLSVTSQIGYMAQQDALYEDLTGLDNVLFFEALYGLRGKEAKSRAAEVLELVNLSGDAKKRVKYYSGGMRRRLSLAVALAHKPKLLFLDEPTVGIDPVLKKVFWEEFHRLKEEGATIVITTHVMDEAYRCDRLALIRDGGIIADGTPVELMVRAGAQSLEEAFLFYSGEGRKE
- a CDS encoding ABC transporter permease, whose product is MNSFTVAKRIVKQIAGDKRTLALLFIAPIAVLYLLSLIINNPSYTPTVAVYNVSSEVVDALKTEAQVYTVNDIDSAKEDVKNRKTDAYIDGTNGLEITVEGTDTSVTASVKKAVSAALADVSKDTLDKLKSKLPGLPETKLSPTFKYIYGSDSLTMFDTFAAIFMGFFIFFFVFLIAGIAFLREKISGTLERLVATPIKRIEIVMGYFLGFGLYVVLQTLVIQVFTINVLGVAMQGNFFLVLLTNLLLAGGSLALGTLLSAFARNEFQIIQFIPIVVVPQILFSGILSLKGLPQPLIILSKLFPLTYAADALTGVVIRGSSFGDIAFDLLILLGFAILFIVLNSLALKRYRKI